A window of the Trichoderma asperellum chromosome 6, complete sequence genome harbors these coding sequences:
- a CDS encoding uncharacterized protein (SECRETED:SignalP(1-21)) has translation MKFSTFALSATGLVQTQIASACLVITGSSSVGQFTTGIDIHANDNGVVTCQGHINSGSGNVGCNGGYSLWVDDVAVGDHLRVKYGTPHGSWDFYVYGDCNNWDCSLGNAPFTCWGCTYDQKQFGC, from the exons ATGAAGTTCTCTACTTTTGCCCTATCGGCCACTGGCCTTGTACAAACTCAAATCGCTTCCGCTTGTCTGGTGATCACTGGAAGTTCTTCTGTCGGCCAATTCACGACCGGTATTGACATCCACGCGAATGACAATGGCGTGGTCACATGTCAAGGTCATATTAATTCAGGATCAGGAAATGTTGGTTGCAATGGAGGATATTCTCTTTGGGTTGACGATGTAGCGGTTGGGGATCACCTTAGAGTGAAATATGGCACCCCTCATGGCAGCTGGGATTTTTATGTCTATGGAGATTGTAATAATTGGGATTGCAGTCTTGGTAATG CGCCATTTACTTGCTGGGGCTGCACTTACGACCAGAAAC